Proteins encoded within one genomic window of Halorussus salilacus:
- a CDS encoding DUF373 family protein, translated as MSTLVVCVDRDDDIGTKTGLDTPVAGWEAVRSLVTEVGLADPEDASVNCLLESLRVARDLRDGDEEVTVAVISGAADTMVGRDRAVAEQTDRLVEKYDPDSAVVVIDSAQDERLVPIIESRVQVDAVDRVVVRQARDIESTYYLLKQFLADEELRQTVLVPVGVALLAFPILLMAFGQAIAVSTITAVIGVFVLYKGLGVDDYVADLPGQAKDALYSGRVSIVTYVVAAGLALVGVFAGALEVSEMSIPVEGVLMPAMAFAFASVPWLAGAAMAASTGRLLDEAIRNDRVRNSYLNLPFGVLAVGLVVRGFSAYFLQREDYLAPVEVPHVEVGNLTLRSLSLAPGTRLALFVTAGVVVSLLGVQLSSYVTGTTLEEIPE; from the coding sequence ATGAGCACGCTGGTGGTGTGCGTCGACCGCGACGACGACATCGGAACCAAGACCGGACTCGACACGCCCGTCGCCGGGTGGGAGGCGGTCCGGTCGCTGGTCACCGAGGTCGGACTCGCCGACCCCGAGGACGCCAGCGTCAACTGTCTGCTCGAATCCCTGCGGGTGGCTCGGGACCTCCGGGACGGCGACGAGGAGGTCACCGTGGCGGTCATCTCCGGGGCGGCCGACACCATGGTCGGCCGGGACCGTGCGGTCGCCGAGCAGACCGACCGACTCGTCGAGAAGTACGACCCCGACTCGGCGGTGGTCGTCATCGACAGCGCGCAGGACGAACGGCTCGTCCCCATCATCGAGAGCCGGGTACAGGTCGACGCGGTCGACCGCGTGGTCGTCCGGCAGGCCCGCGACATCGAGTCGACCTACTACCTGCTCAAGCAGTTCCTCGCCGACGAGGAGCTACGCCAGACCGTCCTCGTCCCGGTCGGGGTCGCCCTGCTCGCGTTCCCCATCCTGCTGATGGCGTTCGGGCAGGCCATCGCGGTCTCGACCATCACCGCGGTCATCGGCGTGTTCGTCCTCTACAAGGGCCTCGGCGTCGACGACTACGTCGCCGACCTCCCGGGGCAGGCCAAAGACGCGCTCTACTCCGGGCGGGTCTCCATCGTCACCTACGTGGTCGCCGCGGGACTGGCGCTCGTGGGCGTGTTCGCCGGAGCGCTCGAAGTCTCGGAGATGTCGATTCCGGTCGAGGGGGTGTTGATGCCCGCGATGGCGTTCGCGTTCGCCAGCGTGCCGTGGCTGGCCGGGGCCGCGATGGCGGCCTCGACCGGGCGGCTCCTCGACGAGGCCATCCGGAACGACCGGGTGCGAAACTCCTACCTCAACCTCCCGTTCGGCGTGCTGGCGGTCGGACTGGTGGTCCGGGGGTTCTCGGCGTACTTCCTCCAGCGCGAGGACTACCTCGCCCCGGTGGAGGTCCCCCACGTCGAGGTCGGCAACCTCACGCTCCGGAGCCTCTCGCTCGCGCCCGGCACCCGACTCGCGCTGTTCGTGACCGCTGGCGTCGTGGTGAGCCTCCTCGGGGTACAGCTCTCCTCGTACGTCACCGGCACGACGCTGGAGGAGATTCCGGAGTGA
- a CDS encoding GNAT family N-acetyltransferase, producing the protein MPGARITRGQRVTLRTVESEDVPFVQRASADPDIRYPLGTPLRNRAQLDGLVEDESADRFLVCIEDDGGPGRPDDEDLRRVGVVTVKDADYKRPELGYWLVPEVHGEGYGTESVGLVVDYVFREYDTPAIGAHVFAFNDASRALLESLGFDEEGRKRKFMFVDGEHRDMIQYGLLRSEWRGQE; encoded by the coding sequence ATGCCCGGCGCACGCATCACGCGCGGCCAGCGAGTCACGCTCCGGACGGTCGAGAGCGAGGACGTTCCGTTCGTCCAGCGCGCGAGCGCCGACCCCGACATCCGGTACCCGCTCGGAACGCCCCTCCGGAACCGAGCGCAACTCGACGGTCTGGTCGAGGACGAGAGCGCCGACCGATTCCTCGTCTGCATCGAGGACGACGGCGGTCCGGGCCGACCCGACGACGAGGACCTCCGGCGGGTCGGCGTCGTCACGGTGAAAGACGCCGACTACAAGCGCCCCGAACTCGGCTACTGGCTCGTCCCGGAGGTCCACGGCGAGGGCTACGGCACGGAATCGGTCGGCCTCGTCGTCGACTACGTCTTCCGGGAGTACGACACCCCCGCCATCGGCGCGCACGTCTTCGCGTTCAACGACGCCTCGCGCGCCCTGCTGGAGTCGCTCGGATTCGACGAGGAGGGGCGCAAGCGGAAGTTCATGTTCGTGGACGGCGAGCATCGGGACATGATCCAGTACGGGCTTCTGCGGAGCGAGTGGCGGGGACAGGAGTGA
- a CDS encoding endonuclease III domain-containing protein, whose translation MDDPEPAENISGGDPAGSSFAEFASGDPATRAEAVVDRLGDLYWTKTYGGRDAFECLVRTILSQNTSDVASQPAHDALMDRYGEGGRDLAAALADADPEALADTIRPAGLYNRKADVLTAVAERVLDDHGSAAAFDEFVRDGDPAEVRSALLDLSGVGPKTADCVLLFAGGRGGVFPVDTHVHRVYRRLGIAAPDADHEEVRAALERDVPAEKCGFGPQTIAKRYKEASQSDGDEFHNGGTYLIDGEEITFAHGGVPPEKCGFGHTATIQFGREYCTARKPVCLEGPEACPLYDLCDRVGVNPETGEVVDPAETVE comes from the coding sequence ATGGACGACCCCGAACCCGCCGAGAACATCAGCGGGGGCGACCCCGCGGGGAGCTCGTTCGCCGAGTTCGCGTCCGGGGACCCCGCCACCCGAGCCGAGGCGGTCGTCGACCGCCTCGGCGACCTGTACTGGACGAAGACCTACGGCGGCCGGGACGCCTTCGAGTGTCTGGTCCGCACCATCCTGAGCCAGAACACCAGCGACGTGGCGAGCCAGCCCGCCCACGACGCGCTGATGGACCGATACGGCGAGGGCGGCCGCGACCTCGCGGCCGCGCTCGCCGACGCCGACCCCGAGGCGCTCGCCGACACCATCCGGCCCGCAGGACTCTACAACCGGAAGGCCGACGTGCTGACCGCCGTGGCCGAGCGCGTCCTCGACGACCACGGGAGCGCGGCGGCGTTCGACGAGTTCGTCAGGGACGGCGACCCCGCGGAGGTCCGGTCGGCCCTGCTCGACCTGAGCGGCGTCGGTCCCAAGACGGCCGACTGCGTCCTGCTGTTCGCGGGCGGTCGCGGCGGCGTCTTCCCGGTCGACACCCACGTCCACCGCGTCTACCGACGACTCGGGATCGCGGCCCCTGACGCCGACCACGAGGAAGTCCGGGCGGCCCTGGAACGCGACGTTCCGGCCGAGAAATGTGGGTTCGGACCGCAGACGATAGCAAAACGCTATAAAGAGGCCAGTCAATCAGATGGCGATGAGTTCCACAACGGGGGGACTTACCTCATTGACGGGGAGGAAATTACCTTTGCTCACGGCGGTGTACCCCCAGAGAAATGCGGATTCGGTCATACAGCTACAATTCAATTCGGCCGGGAATACTGTACGGCCCGTAAGCCTGTCTGCCTTGAGGGACCAGAAGCTTGCCCGCTGTATGACCTTTGTGACCGTGTAGGAGTCAACCCAGAAACTGGAGAAGTTGTTGACCCAGCGGAGACAGTTGAGTGA
- a CDS encoding DUF371 domain-containing protein, whose translation MREVIRARGHENVSAAHASTFEVTTDDYLTPAGDCILAVEADRAPADFDPEFVSACRNRDATITATFEADGHRETVTGRGDPDLTFESDRSAVGRTSDYVDDRTILLGAAFAAEGFDRELVAALAEGAELTVMLSVEE comes from the coding sequence ATGCGAGAAGTCATCCGCGCGCGCGGCCACGAGAACGTCTCGGCCGCCCACGCCAGCACCTTCGAGGTCACGACCGACGACTACCTCACCCCCGCGGGCGACTGCATCCTCGCCGTCGAGGCCGACCGTGCCCCGGCCGACTTCGACCCCGAGTTCGTCTCCGCGTGTCGGAACCGCGACGCGACCATCACCGCCACCTTCGAGGCCGACGGCCACCGCGAGACCGTCACCGGCCGGGGCGACCCCGACCTCACCTTCGAGAGCGACCGGAGCGCGGTCGGCCGGACCAGCGACTACGTCGACGACCGGACGATACTGCTCGGCGCGGCGTTCGCGGCCGAGGGCTTCGACCGCGAGCTGGTGGCGGCGCTCGCCGAGGGCGCCGAACTGACCGTCATGCTGTCGGTCGAGGAATGA